From the Candidatus Bathyarchaeota archaeon genome, one window contains:
- a CDS encoding DUF3303 family protein, whose translation MVKFYIKWRLEPTKMPVEAEERIKGWLSMLEMIKADMNAGVTKDWGIAAGGDWGYSISEAASEAELFTRLLKYIPFVHFEVVPVLTVDQTIESIKKAVASKR comes from the coding sequence ATGGTTAAATTCTATATAAAGTGGCGATTGGAGCCGACTAAAATGCCTGTTGAGGCTGAGGAGAGAATTAAGGGATGGCTTTCAATGCTTGAAATGATTAAAGCAGATATGAATGCAGGCGTAACAAAGGATTGGGGGATTGCTGCTGGAGGAGATTGGGGGTATTCGATTAGCGAAGCAGCGAGTGAAGCGGAACTTTTCACACGCCTGCTAAAATACATTCCCTTTGTCCATTTTGAAGTTGTACCAGTTCTCACGGTTGATCAAACTATAGAATCAATTAAAAAAGCTGTTGCATCGAAAAGGTAA
- the dnaK gene encoding molecular chaperone DnaK: MLSEGKKEKIIGIDLGTTNSAAAVMLGGRPVIIPSAEGITIGGKAFPSVVAFTKDGQLLVGEPARRQAILNPEGTITAIKRKMGTDYKVKVFGKEYTPQQISAFILQKIRRDSEAFLGEKINKAVVTVPAYFNDNQRQATKDAGAIAGLDVVRIINEPTAAALAYGLDKSEAEQKIMVFDLGGGTLDVTILEFGGGVFEVKATSGDTQLGGTDMDNAIVDYLVSEFKKQTNIDLNEDKMAMARVKEAAEKAKIELSSLLTTDINLPFIASDASGPKHLNITLTRAKLEELVKPIVERCREPMMQALSDAKMKPQDIDKIILVGGPTRMPIVRRFVEEAMHKPAERGIDPMECVAMGAAIQGAVLAGEIRDIVLLDVTPLSLGVETLGGVFTKIIERNTTIPCRRSQIFTTAQDFQTSVTIHVLQGERPMAVDNVSLGMFHLVGIPPAPRGVPQIEVTFDIDANGILNVSARDLATGKEQKITITAATKLSREEVEKMMKEAEQFSEQDKKKLEEAEARNKADSIIYTAEKTKADLKDKLTSDQIEEINKGVNELKEALSEKDIDKIKAKTEQLTKKLQEIGAFIYQKTGAQQAYQSSSKKPNGKTVDADYEVEK; encoded by the coding sequence ATTTTGAGTGAAGGGAAAAAAGAAAAGATTATTGGAATAGATTTAGGAACTACAAACTCAGCAGCTGCAGTCATGCTTGGTGGAAGACCTGTTATTATTCCAAGCGCTGAAGGAATAACTATAGGTGGAAAAGCTTTCCCATCTGTTGTAGCGTTTACGAAAGATGGACAATTGCTTGTCGGTGAACCAGCTAGAAGACAAGCCATTTTAAATCCTGAAGGAACGATAACCGCTATAAAAAGAAAGATGGGAACAGATTATAAAGTAAAAGTTTTCGGTAAAGAATATACTCCTCAACAAATTTCAGCTTTTATTCTTCAAAAAATAAGAAGAGATTCTGAAGCTTTTCTTGGAGAAAAAATTAATAAAGCTGTAGTCACTGTTCCAGCTTACTTTAATGATAATCAAAGACAGGCTACAAAAGATGCTGGAGCTATAGCAGGGTTAGATGTTGTTAGAATAATAAATGAGCCTACAGCCGCCGCGTTAGCTTATGGTTTAGATAAATCTGAAGCAGAGCAGAAAATTATGGTTTTTGATTTAGGCGGTGGAACATTAGATGTTACAATTTTAGAGTTTGGTGGCGGAGTTTTTGAGGTTAAAGCCACTAGTGGAGACACTCAGCTTGGCGGAACAGATATGGATAACGCTATAGTAGATTATTTAGTTTCAGAATTTAAAAAACAAACTAATATTGATTTAAATGAAGATAAAATGGCTATGGCAAGAGTTAAAGAAGCTGCTGAAAAAGCTAAAATAGAGCTTTCCTCGCTTTTAACAACTGATATAAACCTTCCGTTTATAGCTTCAGACGCTAGCGGACCAAAGCATTTAAACATAACTTTAACTAGAGCAAAGCTTGAGGAACTTGTTAAACCAATAGTTGAAAGATGCAGAGAGCCGATGATGCAGGCTTTAAGCGACGCTAAAATGAAACCTCAAGATATAGATAAAATAATTTTGGTTGGCGGTCCAACAAGAATGCCTATTGTACGCAGGTTTGTTGAAGAAGCTATGCATAAACCTGCTGAAAGAGGTATTGACCCAATGGAATGCGTAGCTATGGGAGCAGCTATTCAAGGAGCTGTTTTAGCTGGAGAAATAAGAGATATTGTTCTTTTAGATGTAACACCGCTTTCTCTTGGAGTAGAAACTTTAGGAGGCGTCTTCACAAAAATTATTGAAAGAAACACAACTATCCCATGTAGAAGAAGCCAAATATTTACAACTGCTCAAGATTTTCAAACAAGCGTTACAATACATGTGCTTCAAGGAGAAAGACCAATGGCGGTAGATAATGTTTCTTTAGGAATGTTCCATCTTGTTGGGATTCCGCCAGCTCCTAGAGGGGTTCCGCAAATTGAAGTAACATTTGATATAGATGCTAATGGAATTCTTAATGTTTCAGCTAGAGATTTAGCAACTGGAAAAGAGCAGAAAATCACTATCACGGCTGCAACAAAACTTTCAAGAGAAGAAGTTGAAAAAATGATGAAGGAAGCTGAACAGTTCTCTGAGCAAGATAAAAAGAAGCTGGAGGAAGCTGAAGCTAGAAATAAAGCAGATTCAATAATTTATACAGCTGAAAAAACTAAAGCTGATTTAAAAGATAAATTAACTTCAGATCAAATTGAAGAAATTAATAAAGGAGTTAATGAATTAAAAGAAGCTTTATCAGAGAAAGATATTGATAAAATTAAAGCTAAAACAGAGCAGTTAACTAAAAAGCTTCAAGAAATAGGCGCTTTCATATACCAGAAAACTGGAGCCCAACAAGCTTATCAATCCTCCTCTAAAAAACCTAATGGAAAAACCGTAGATGCAGATTATGAAGTGGAAAAATAA
- a CDS encoding FprA family A-type flavoprotein, producing MKKAIKISDSVYWVGVLDWSLRNFHGIYTPEGGTYNSYLILDKETFLIDTVKPEFFKEHLERITSIVNPNEIKYIISNHSEIDHSGSIPEVLKIADKAKLIVTEKGKEYLLRMFNANLPFLTVKDGEEIGELKFIEAPMLHWPETMMTYMLNENILFSCDLFGTQVANSRMFADLIPNIMNYVKRYYAFIFRPFAHAVLNGIKKIENLKINIIAPSHGPIWRTQTQIKELIENYIKWSINPEKEKAVVLYAGIWGGTRKMAEAIADGLTSLNIETKIYDLTDLTLIQWSDLMADLMEAKALAIGSNTLIGQMFPTVKVALQLLKYINPRGKTCLVFGSYGWVGGAVKAIENELKAMGLNLINSIETQLAPNEDDIKKCFKLGEDLAKKIKEV from the coding sequence TTGAAGAAAGCAATTAAAATTTCAGATTCAGTTTATTGGGTTGGAGTTTTAGATTGGAGCCTAAGAAACTTTCATGGAATATACACGCCTGAAGGTGGAACTTATAATTCATATTTAATTCTTGATAAAGAAACTTTTTTAATAGATACTGTTAAACCTGAGTTTTTTAAGGAGCATCTTGAAAGAATAACCAGCATAGTAAACCCTAATGAAATAAAATATATTATTTCAAATCACTCTGAAATTGATCATTCAGGTTCAATTCCAGAAGTATTAAAAATAGCTGATAAAGCTAAACTTATAGTTACAGAGAAAGGCAAAGAATATTTATTAAGAATGTTTAACGCTAACCTCCCCTTCTTAACGGTTAAAGATGGCGAAGAAATAGGGGAATTAAAGTTTATTGAAGCTCCAATGCTTCATTGGCCTGAAACAATGATGACTTATATGCTAAATGAAAACATTCTTTTTTCATGCGATTTATTTGGAACTCAAGTAGCAAATTCAAGAATGTTTGCTGATTTAATCCCCAATATAATGAATTATGTAAAACGGTATTACGCTTTTATTTTTAGGCCTTTCGCTCATGCCGTTTTAAATGGAATTAAAAAAATTGAAAATTTAAAAATAAATATAATTGCGCCTTCTCATGGCCCCATATGGCGAACCCAAACCCAAATAAAAGAGTTAATAGAGAATTACATTAAATGGAGCATTAACCCAGAAAAAGAGAAAGCTGTTGTTTTATATGCTGGAATATGGGGTGGAACAAGAAAAATGGCTGAAGCGATAGCTGACGGATTAACTTCCTTAAATATAGAAACAAAAATTTATGATTTAACTGATTTAACGCTTATTCAATGGAGCGATTTAATGGCTGATTTAATGGAGGCTAAAGCTCTAGCTATAGGATCAAATACTTTAATTGGGCAAATGTTTCCAACAGTTAAAGTTGCTTTGCAACTTCTTAAATATATAAATCCCAGAGGGAAAACTTGCTTAGTTTTTGGAAGTTACGGTTGGGTTGGAGGCGCTGTGAAAGCTATTGAAAATGAATTAAAAGCTATGGGATTAAATTTAATAAACTCGATTGAAACTCAACTCGCTCCAAATGAAGATGATATTAAAAAATGCTTTAAGCTAGGAGAAGATCTAGCTAAAAAAATTAAAGAGGTGTAA
- a CDS encoding class II SORL domain-containing protein, producing MEKKHLPVIDAPSIVEKGKSFLVKVKVGGIDGVEHPNMLGHWINWVELYAGEIPIAKVTFAPIISDGYEVTFKISLEESTVLKAREYCNLHGVWEGDEITGGAKKITVK from the coding sequence ATGGAGAAGAAACATCTGCCCGTTATTGATGCTCCAAGCATAGTTGAGAAAGGAAAATCATTCCTTGTTAAAGTTAAAGTTGGAGGAATAGATGGAGTAGAGCATCCTAACATGCTTGGTCATTGGATAAATTGGGTTGAACTTTATGCGGGGGAAATTCCAATAGCTAAAGTTACCTTTGCTCCAATAATAAGCGATGGTTACGAGGTAACATTTAAAATTTCACTAGAAGAATCAACAGTTTTAAAAGCTAGAGAATACTGCAACCTTCATGGAGTTTGGGAAGGCGATGAAATAACTGGAGGAGCCAAAAAAATAACTGTTAAATAA
- a CDS encoding rubrerythrin family protein: MKEITESNLINAFAGESQAHMRYLAFAEIAEVEGFPNVSRLFKAIADAERIHATNHFRALAHLNGDKITVAGAVFGPGNTSKNLKLAIAGETFEIEEMYPAYLEVAKLQGEKSAERSFNAALQSEKIHAQLYKKAKEAVDAGKDVELNPIQICQVCGYTVEGKTPEKCPICGVPIDKFKTFK, translated from the coding sequence ATGAAAGAAATTACTGAAAGCAACCTTATAAACGCTTTCGCTGGAGAAAGCCAAGCCCATATGCGCTATTTAGCTTTCGCTGAAATAGCTGAAGTTGAAGGTTTTCCAAACGTTTCAAGATTGTTTAAAGCTATAGCAGATGCTGAAAGAATCCATGCAACAAACCATTTTAGAGCTTTAGCTCATTTAAATGGAGATAAAATAACCGTAGCTGGAGCAGTTTTCGGACCGGGAAACACGTCTAAAAACTTAAAGTTAGCTATTGCTGGAGAAACTTTTGAAATTGAAGAAATGTACCCTGCATATTTAGAGGTGGCTAAGCTTCAAGGAGAAAAAAGTGCTGAAAGAAGCTTTAACGCTGCTTTGCAATCTGAAAAAATTCATGCTCAATTATATAAGAAGGCTAAGGAAGCTGTTGATGCAGGAAAAGATGTTGAGCTTAATCCAATACAAATATGCCAAGTATGCGGTTACACAGTTGAAGGTAAAACTCCTGAAAAATGCCCTATATGCGGTGTACCAATAGATAAATTTAAAACTTTTAAGTAA
- a CDS encoding phospholipid carrier-dependent glycosyltransferase has protein sequence MIVFLLSRKFIKSYLIVLLPVLILSFDKLFLSFSSVSMLDIYATFFSLLSILLFIKSLDDKKFFFATYVSIGLALACKWIAIFVFFAILIYYLLKKDVKNFALSLLGIILSIGVYCLTYLTFFLNGYGFQEFISLQIKMYNFQHFMRFERGVPPSFWILLNFLTGIEGPTEHAVIEIIQESGSLIVKTLSVKHGLSLIKAFNPFTWPSSFSSSIMSFYYARKRRDENFQLIPIAFLTLIGLTSYGQVFIWYLLPVLPLGFISLGYFIENVYKDAKNKKLAACLIIVYTFILLIWSFTVSLSPFILTA, from the coding sequence ATTATTGTTTTTCTTTTATCGCGTAAATTTATTAAATCTTATTTAATAGTTTTACTGCCTGTTTTAATTCTTAGTTTCGATAAATTATTTTTATCTTTTTCTTCGGTTTCTATGCTTGATATTTATGCTACTTTCTTTTCTTTATTATCAATACTTTTATTCATTAAAAGTTTAGATGATAAAAAATTCTTTTTTGCAACTTACGTTTCTATTGGATTAGCTTTAGCATGTAAATGGATTGCGATATTTGTTTTTTTCGCTATATTAATATACTATTTGTTAAAAAAAGATGTGAAAAACTTTGCTCTTTCTCTTTTAGGCATTATTTTATCTATAGGCGTTTATTGCTTAACTTATTTAACCTTCTTTTTGAATGGATATGGTTTTCAAGAATTCATTTCTCTTCAAATTAAAATGTACAATTTTCAGCATTTCATGCGCTTTGAAAGAGGAGTTCCCCCCTCATTCTGGATTTTGCTTAATTTTTTAACTGGTATAGAAGGGCCTACTGAACATGCTGTAATAGAAATAATTCAAGAATCTGGAAGCCTTATAGTTAAAACTTTAAGCGTTAAACATGGTTTAAGCTTAATTAAAGCCTTTAACCCTTTCACTTGGCCTTCATCATTTTCATCTTCAATAATGTCGTTTTATTATGCAAGAAAAAGAAGGGATGAAAATTTCCAATTAATTCCTATAGCTTTTTTAACTCTAATTGGGTTAACTTCTTATGGGCAAGTTTTCATATGGTATCTTTTACCCGTTTTGCCATTAGGCTTTATTTCTCTAGGCTACTTTATTGAAAATGTTTATAAAGATGCAAAAAATAAAAAGTTGGCTGCTTGCTTAATAATTGTTTATACATTTATCCTTTTAATTTGGTCTTTTACAGTTTCTCTTTCTCCTTTCATTTTAACCGCTTAA
- a CDS encoding rubredoxin: MAKYKCLICGYIYDEAKGDPDNDVSPNTKFEDLPDDWVCPVCGAEKTQFEKIE, from the coding sequence ATGGCTAAATATAAATGTTTAATATGCGGTTACATTTATGATGAAGCTAAGGGAGACCCTGATAATGATGTTTCGCCAAACACTAAATTTGAAGATTTACCTGACGATTGGGTTTGCCCGGTATGCGGAGCAGAAAAAACCCAATTTGAAAAAATTGAATAA
- a CDS encoding 30S ribosomal protein S12: MGKKAKGLHAGRKLKRNRKKMRWKFAPYKRRVLKLDEKVDPLEGAPQARGIVLEKVGIECRQPNSAVRKCVRVQLIKNGKVVSAFLPKDGALNFVDEHDEVFIEGIGGPEGKAYGDLPGVRYRVFKINGVSLSALMSGKKEKPRR, from the coding sequence ATGGGTAAAAAAGCTAAAGGTTTGCATGCTGGAAGAAAACTAAAGCGCAATAGGAAAAAAATGAGATGGAAATTTGCACCTTACAAAAGAAGAGTCTTAAAACTTGATGAGAAAGTTGATCCTTTAGAAGGTGCTCCTCAAGCTAGAGGAATAGTTTTAGAGAAAGTTGGAATAGAATGCAGGCAACCTAACAGTGCCGTAAGAAAATGCGTAAGAGTTCAATTAATTAAAAACGGTAAAGTTGTCTCCGCTTTTCTACCTAAAGATGGTGCATTAAACTTTGTTGATGAACATGATGAAGTTTTTATAGAAGGAATAGGAGGTCCAGAAGGAAAAGCTTATGGAGATCTCCCAGGAGTTCGATATAGAGTGTTTAAAATTAATGGTGTTTCCCTCTCTGCTTTGATGAGTGGTAAAAAAGAGAAGCCTAGACGTTAA
- a CDS encoding ABC transporter ATP-binding protein, which translates to MVYAVETKDLTKIYNGNVKALDKVNLQIEVGKVFALLGPNGAGKTTLMRILTTQIKPTSGGAYVFNLNVFSESSKVRRLIGYIPQEMCVWTDISGYENLLFYAKLYKIPRNERKTVINEVLEKMELRKVANNLVKTYSGGMIRRLEIACALLTKPKILFLDEPTIGLDPSARKTVWEELTLFKKEYGSTVFFNTHYMDEADLYADEIAIINDGRIVKAGSVEELKHSIKGEVILLNVKGNVLNCLSKIKELSLIKDAFISNSELKIVAEDAETALPSVIEVLKTSNIHINKISINKPSLDDVFLKYAKAKFNFSDRVSDVKQVRRMIKKG; encoded by the coding sequence TTGGTTTACGCGGTTGAAACTAAAGATTTAACGAAAATTTATAATGGTAACGTTAAAGCTTTAGATAAAGTTAATTTACAAATTGAAGTTGGAAAAGTCTTCGCTTTACTTGGACCTAACGGCGCTGGAAAAACAACTTTAATGAGAATTTTAACCACGCAAATTAAGCCCACTTCTGGCGGAGCTTATGTTTTTAATTTAAATGTTTTTAGCGAAAGCAGTAAAGTTCGAAGATTAATTGGTTATATTCCTCAGGAAATGTGTGTTTGGACTGATATAAGTGGTTATGAAAACCTTCTTTTTTATGCTAAGCTTTATAAGATTCCAAGAAACGAAAGAAAAACGGTTATTAATGAAGTTTTAGAGAAAATGGAATTAAGAAAGGTAGCGAATAATCTTGTTAAAACTTATTCTGGGGGAATGATTAGAAGGCTTGAGATCGCATGCGCTTTATTAACTAAACCTAAAATTTTATTTTTGGATGAGCCTACTATAGGGTTAGACCCTTCAGCTAGAAAAACTGTTTGGGAAGAGCTTACTTTGTTTAAAAAAGAATATGGCTCAACTGTATTTTTTAATACTCATTATATGGATGAAGCTGATTTATATGCAGATGAAATAGCTATAATTAACGATGGGAGAATTGTTAAAGCAGGTAGCGTTGAAGAACTTAAGCACTCTATTAAAGGTGAAGTGATTTTATTAAACGTAAAAGGAAACGTGTTAAATTGCTTAAGCAAAATCAAAGAATTAAGCTTAATTAAAGATGCTTTTATAAGTAATTCTGAATTAAAAATTGTTGCTGAAGATGCTGAAACCGCTTTACCAAGCGTTATTGAAGTTTTAAAAACAAGCAATATTCATATAAATAAAATTTCAATTAATAAACCAAGCTTAGATGATGTTTTCTTAAAATATGCTAAAGCTAAATTCAATTTTAGCGATAGAGTAAGCGATGTTAAACAAGTTAGAAGAATGATTAAGAAAGGGTGA
- a CDS encoding ferritin-like domain-containing protein, with translation MSKETILKMLNHALELEHAAHVQYLSHAEVVEGENAEPIIARLKEIAEDERKHQEVFRKLIGVLGGTPSMNIAETHSAKTIKEILKQNLKDEKLAVDTYRKILEELKKEKGQGYYDHLLEHDVRHVLMEEQEHISELELLLGISGSSY, from the coding sequence ATGAGTAAAGAAACAATTTTAAAAATGTTAAATCATGCGCTTGAATTAGAGCATGCCGCCCACGTTCAATATTTAAGTCATGCTGAAGTTGTTGAAGGAGAAAACGCTGAACCTATAATAGCTAGATTAAAAGAAATAGCTGAAGATGAAAGAAAACATCAAGAAGTATTTCGTAAACTTATTGGAGTTCTTGGTGGAACACCTTCAATGAATATAGCTGAAACTCACTCAGCTAAAACCATAAAAGAAATTCTTAAGCAAAACTTAAAGGATGAAAAGTTAGCTGTAGACACTTATAGAAAAATTCTTGAAGAACTTAAAAAAGAGAAAGGACAAGGCTATTATGATCATTTGCTTGAGCATGATGTAAGACATGTATTAATGGAGGAGCAAGAGCATATAAGCGAATTAGAATTGCTTCTTGGAATTTCAGGAAGCAGTTATTAA
- the dnaJ gene encoding molecular chaperone DnaJ produces the protein MPKRDYYEILGVSRNATKEEIKKAYRKLALKYHPDVNKSPEAEEKFKEISEAYAVLSDDEKRRQYDLYGHEGIGAKYTYEDIFKGVNFDDIFKDLGFDFGFSKIFEEFFGGERFKETYNRGSDIVYDLEIGLEDVAKGIKTQIEIPKKEVCLECRGNGAEPDGLVTCPKCNGTGQIQYTKVSGFTRFVRIESCNACMGRGSTIKTPCKQCHGTGLIERKRVITIKVPKGVEDGVRLKIKREGNPGVNGGEPGDLYVVIHVKPHKLFKRRDLNILYETSITFPQAVLGTEIVVPTLYGEAKLKIPEGTQPGTIFRLKGKGLPSMDGYEQGDELVKINVKIPKNLTWRQKKLILELAKELNA, from the coding sequence ATGCCTAAAAGGGATTATTATGAAATTTTAGGCGTGTCAAGAAACGCTACTAAAGAAGAAATTAAAAAAGCTTATCGTAAACTAGCTTTAAAATATCATCCAGACGTTAATAAATCACCTGAAGCGGAAGAGAAATTTAAAGAAATTTCAGAAGCTTATGCAGTTCTTTCAGATGATGAAAAAAGAAGGCAATACGATTTATATGGCCATGAAGGAATAGGCGCTAAATACACTTATGAAGACATATTTAAAGGCGTTAATTTTGATGATATATTTAAAGATTTAGGCTTTGATTTTGGTTTTAGCAAAATTTTTGAAGAGTTTTTTGGTGGAGAAAGATTTAAAGAAACTTACAATCGCGGCTCAGACATAGTATACGATTTAGAAATAGGATTAGAGGATGTAGCCAAAGGAATTAAAACTCAAATTGAAATTCCTAAAAAAGAAGTTTGCTTAGAATGCAGGGGAAACGGCGCTGAACCAGACGGTTTAGTAACATGCCCTAAATGCAATGGCACCGGTCAAATTCAATATACTAAAGTTTCAGGATTTACAAGATTTGTTAGAATAGAATCTTGCAATGCTTGCATGGGTCGTGGCTCAACAATTAAAACTCCATGCAAACAATGCCATGGCACAGGATTAATTGAAAGAAAAAGAGTAATAACCATTAAAGTTCCTAAAGGAGTTGAAGATGGTGTTAGATTAAAAATTAAGAGAGAAGGAAATCCTGGGGTTAATGGTGGAGAACCAGGCGATTTATACGTTGTAATCCATGTTAAACCTCATAAATTGTTTAAAAGAAGAGATTTAAATATTCTTTATGAAACTTCAATAACTTTTCCTCAAGCAGTTTTAGGGACTGAAATAGTTGTTCCAACGCTTTATGGGGAAGCTAAACTTAAAATTCCTGAAGGAACGCAGCCTGGAACAATATTTAGGCTTAAAGGAAAAGGTTTACCAAGCATGGATGGATATGAGCAAGGAGATGAGCTTGTGAAAATTAACGTTAAAATACCTAAAAACTTAACTTGGCGTCAGAAAAAGTTAATTCTTGAGTTAGCAAAAGAATTGAATGCTTAA
- a CDS encoding nucleotide exchange factor GrpE — protein MSSQVNFNNINSKENVSSVKEDVESLKKALETEKARAEEYLNRLKYLQADFENYVKKIKKDFEVAVKFSSEKLILSLIEVVEDFERVLQACKNSSDKALVEGVEMIYKKLESILESEGVKKIEAIGKIFNPALHEAVGFIETSEYPEGTIINEIRKGYLLRDKLIKPSLVEVAKSSLSSKK, from the coding sequence TTGTCTTCTCAAGTTAACTTTAATAACATTAACTCAAAAGAAAACGTTTCAAGCGTTAAAGAGGATGTTGAAAGCTTAAAGAAGGCTTTAGAAACTGAAAAAGCTAGAGCTGAAGAATACCTTAATAGATTAAAATATCTTCAAGCAGATTTCGAAAATTATGTTAAAAAAATTAAGAAGGATTTTGAGGTTGCTGTTAAATTCAGCAGCGAAAAATTAATTTTAAGCTTAATTGAAGTGGTTGAAGATTTTGAAAGGGTTCTTCAAGCTTGTAAAAACTCAAGCGATAAAGCTTTAGTAGAAGGCGTTGAAATGATTTATAAAAAGCTTGAATCTATTCTTGAAAGCGAAGGCGTAAAAAAGATAGAGGCTATTGGAAAAATATTTAATCCTGCTTTGCATGAAGCTGTAGGCTTTATTGAAACATCTGAATACCCTGAAGGAACAATTATAAATGAAATTCGTAAAGGTTACCTTCTAAGAGATAAATTGATTAAGCCAAGCCTTGTTGAAGTTGCTAAATCTTCTCTCTCCTCTAAAAAATAG
- a CDS encoding Lrp/AsnC family transcriptional regulator, translating into MDELDEKIIEALMENSKATYKELAEKLKMKESTVRKRVLNLIEKKVIKKFTIIVDPVKLGKNAIAIIGVEVDPSTLLNAAQKLSEIPEAKFVATSTGDHMIMMEVWAKNGKELTQIISEKIAKINGVKKICPSIILEKIKE; encoded by the coding sequence ATAGATGAATTAGATGAAAAAATAATTGAAGCTTTAATGGAAAATTCTAAAGCCACCTATAAAGAGTTAGCTGAAAAACTAAAAATGAAAGAATCCACCGTAAGAAAAAGAGTTTTAAACCTTATTGAAAAGAAAGTTATTAAAAAGTTTACAATCATTGTGGATCCGGTTAAGCTTGGAAAAAACGCAATTGCAATTATAGGAGTTGAAGTTGATCCTTCAACATTATTAAACGCTGCTCAAAAGCTTTCAGAAATTCCTGAAGCAAAATTCGTAGCTACATCAACTGGAGACCATATGATTATGATGGAAGTTTGGGCTAAAAATGGAAAAGAATTAACGCAAATAATTTCTGAAAAAATAGCTAAAATCAATGGCGTAAAAAAAATTTGTCCATCAATAATTCTAGAAAAAATTAAAGAGTAA